One stretch of Methylococcus capsulatus DNA includes these proteins:
- a CDS encoding lysophospholipid acyltransferase family protein, with translation MQPHNISFSAKLEIILRSAVFFAGMTLSTLVISPCMIAARPFSFGMRWALANCWVRFNLWMLKTVCRLDFQVQGRENIPAQPGVILCKHQSAWETLALQVIFPPLVFILKQELLRLPVWGWAMATLKPIAINRSHKTAALKEVLNEGVKRLQDGLWVVVFPEGTRVAPGKKGHYGASGAMLAHRAGCPVVPVAHNAGEYWSRRAFLKYPGTIQVRVGPPIDAAKFDAAEITAQAERWIEAQMQEISRPR, from the coding sequence ATGCAGCCGCACAATATATCGTTTTCAGCCAAACTTGAGATCATCCTGCGTTCGGCGGTGTTTTTCGCCGGCATGACCTTGTCCACCTTGGTGATCAGCCCGTGCATGATCGCTGCGCGGCCCTTCTCGTTCGGCATGCGCTGGGCCTTGGCCAACTGCTGGGTCCGGTTCAATCTATGGATGCTGAAAACCGTATGCCGGCTGGACTTTCAGGTCCAGGGCCGGGAAAACATTCCAGCCCAGCCCGGCGTAATCCTCTGCAAGCACCAATCGGCCTGGGAGACCCTCGCACTGCAAGTGATCTTCCCGCCCCTGGTGTTCATCCTCAAGCAGGAACTGCTGAGGCTGCCGGTCTGGGGCTGGGCGATGGCGACCCTCAAACCCATCGCCATCAACCGCTCCCACAAGACGGCAGCGCTCAAGGAGGTGCTGAACGAAGGCGTCAAACGGCTGCAAGACGGGCTGTGGGTGGTCGTGTTCCCGGAAGGCACCCGAGTCGCACCCGGCAAAAAGGGGCACTATGGCGCCAGCGGCGCCATGCTGGCTCATCGTGCCGGCTGCCCGGTGGTGCCGGTAGCACATAACGCCGGCGAATACTGGAGCCGCCGTGCTTTCCTGAAGTATCCCGGCACCATCCAGGTCCGCGTCGGCCCACCGATCGACGCCGCCAAGTTCGACGCGGCGGAAATCACCGCCCAGGCCGAGCGCTGGATCGAAGCCCAGATGCAGGAAATCAGCCGGCCCCGTTGA
- the nhaD gene encoding sodium:proton antiporter NhaD, whose protein sequence is MLRAFVLLSLFLGLPELALAEETRNLDLTATHRGLYCVLIFIVAYAFVMTEEFTHLRKSKPVILAAGIIWAEVAYMASTAGVAAEEVHRAFEHDLKEYAELMLFLLVAMTYINAMAERNVFEALRSWLVTRKFGYRKLFWITGVITFFLSSVADNLTSALLVGAVVMAVGAKSPRFVSLGFINLVIAANAGGAFSPFGDITTLMVWQAGKAEFFDFFELFIPSVVNFAVPAVFMHFAIPNELPDFPEEEVVVMKPGALAICGLFVLTISIAVSFKQFLHLPPFLGMMVGLSILMFYGYRLKMYFPGNSDDRFDVFANVRDAEWDTLLFFFGVVFAVGGLGYIGYLELASAAMYDGLGATTANVIVGLLSAVVDNIPVMFAVLNMNPDMDIYQWMLVTLTAGVGGSMLSVGSAAGVALMGTSRGMYTFFSHLKWTPAVAAGYVASIATHYFING, encoded by the coding sequence TTGTTACGCGCATTCGTTTTATTGTCGCTTTTCCTAGGGCTGCCTGAGCTTGCCCTGGCGGAGGAAACCCGGAATCTTGATCTGACCGCGACTCACCGAGGATTATACTGCGTTCTGATCTTCATCGTGGCCTATGCCTTCGTGATGACCGAAGAATTCACGCATCTTCGGAAGTCCAAGCCGGTGATCCTGGCCGCCGGCATCATCTGGGCGGAGGTCGCCTACATGGCCAGCACCGCCGGCGTCGCTGCCGAGGAGGTGCACCGGGCATTCGAGCACGACCTCAAGGAATATGCGGAACTGATGCTGTTCCTGCTGGTCGCCATGACCTACATCAATGCCATGGCCGAGCGTAATGTGTTCGAGGCGCTGCGGTCCTGGTTGGTGACCCGCAAGTTCGGTTACCGCAAGCTGTTCTGGATCACCGGCGTCATCACCTTCTTCCTGTCTTCCGTGGCTGACAACCTGACCTCGGCGCTGCTGGTTGGTGCCGTGGTGATGGCGGTCGGGGCCAAGAGTCCCCGATTCGTCAGCTTAGGATTCATCAACCTGGTGATCGCGGCCAACGCGGGCGGCGCCTTCAGCCCCTTCGGCGACATCACGACTCTGATGGTATGGCAGGCTGGAAAAGCGGAATTCTTCGATTTCTTCGAGTTGTTCATTCCTTCGGTCGTGAACTTCGCGGTGCCGGCGGTCTTCATGCACTTCGCGATTCCGAACGAACTGCCGGATTTTCCCGAGGAGGAGGTCGTCGTCATGAAGCCAGGCGCTCTGGCGATCTGCGGTCTGTTCGTGCTCACCATCTCGATCGCCGTCAGCTTCAAGCAGTTCCTCCATCTGCCGCCGTTCTTGGGCATGATGGTGGGCCTGTCCATCCTGATGTTCTACGGTTACCGCCTCAAGATGTATTTCCCCGGCAACAGCGACGACCGGTTCGATGTGTTCGCCAACGTCCGCGACGCCGAATGGGACACTTTGCTGTTCTTCTTCGGTGTGGTGTTCGCGGTCGGCGGTCTGGGCTACATCGGCTATCTGGAGCTGGCTTCCGCCGCCATGTATGACGGTCTCGGTGCGACCACGGCCAATGTCATCGTCGGTCTGCTGTCGGCGGTGGTCGACAACATCCCGGTGATGTTCGCGGTGCTGAACATGAACCCGGACATGGACATCTACCAGTGGATGCTGGTCACCCTGACCGCTGGCGTGGGCGGATCCATGCTGTCGGTGGGCTCGGCGGCCGGTGTGGCGCTGATGGGCACATCGCGCGGCATGTACACCTTCTTCAGCCATCTGAAATGGACACCCGCGGTGGCTGCAGGCTATGTCGCCAGTATCGCGACGCACTATTTCATCAACGGCTGA
- a CDS encoding aminotransferase class I/II-fold pyridoxal phosphate-dependent enzyme codes for MNRRPHEAGQATREAEHGRCLADGIRPFHVMAILARAKALEASGRSIVHLEIGEPDFPTPEPVNAAATRFLSGGQVRYTPAAGLPELRERIGRYYAERYGTGVSPQRIFLTPGASGAFSLALAVALAPGRRVMLADPGYPCYSNFVHLYSGEPHAVPVRAAHDFHLDADLCRTHCGGEVPVAISASPSNPTGTVMRAAVLRELVQWFEAEQGILISDEIYHGLEYGGRPVSALEFGDHVFVVNSFSKYFGMTGWRLGWLVVPEAYAAAVERVAQNIFISAPTLSQYAALAAFSEACLAELERRRRAFEARRDFLWGELVKLGFGVPAPPSGAFYIYADCSAFTDDSAEFAARLLEQAGVAVTPGKDFGTQSPERYLRFAYTADIPVLQEAVERIRRFVGG; via the coding sequence ATGAACCGGCGACCGCATGAGGCTGGCCAGGCAACACGGGAAGCGGAGCATGGCAGGTGTCTGGCCGATGGCATCCGGCCGTTCCATGTCATGGCGATCCTGGCGCGCGCGAAGGCGCTGGAGGCGTCCGGGCGTTCCATCGTTCATCTGGAAATCGGCGAGCCGGATTTTCCGACGCCCGAGCCGGTGAACGCGGCGGCGACCCGATTCCTGTCCGGCGGGCAGGTGCGCTATACCCCGGCCGCCGGGTTGCCTGAGCTACGGGAGCGCATCGGGAGATACTATGCTGAGCGCTACGGTACAGGGGTCTCACCCCAGCGGATATTTCTCACACCCGGCGCATCGGGTGCGTTTTCCCTGGCGCTGGCCGTGGCCTTGGCACCCGGTCGGCGCGTTATGCTGGCCGATCCCGGCTATCCCTGTTATTCCAATTTCGTGCATCTGTATTCCGGCGAACCGCATGCCGTGCCGGTGAGGGCGGCGCATGATTTCCATCTGGACGCAGACCTGTGCCGGACGCATTGCGGAGGAGAGGTACCGGTGGCGATCAGCGCCTCGCCTTCCAACCCGACCGGCACGGTCATGCGTGCCGCGGTATTGCGGGAGCTGGTACAGTGGTTCGAAGCCGAACAGGGCATCCTGATTTCGGACGAGATTTACCACGGGTTGGAATACGGTGGCCGCCCGGTCAGCGCGCTGGAGTTTGGCGACCATGTGTTCGTCGTCAACAGCTTCTCGAAATATTTCGGCATGACCGGCTGGCGTCTGGGCTGGTTGGTCGTGCCGGAGGCATATGCGGCTGCGGTGGAGCGGGTGGCTCAGAACATCTTCATTTCGGCGCCGACGCTCTCACAGTACGCAGCGCTGGCGGCATTTTCGGAGGCGTGCCTTGCCGAATTGGAACGGCGCCGGCGGGCTTTCGAAGCGCGCCGTGATTTTCTTTGGGGGGAACTGGTGAAGCTGGGATTCGGGGTGCCGGCCCCGCCGTCCGGGGCGTTCTACATCTATGCCGACTGCTCGGCGTTCACTGATGACAGCGCGGAGTTCGCCGCGCGCCTCCTGGAGCAGGCCGGCGTCGCGGTGACGCCGGGCAAGGACTTCGGCACCCAGTCACCGGAGCGTTATCTGCGCTTCGCCTACACGGCCGACATCCCCGTACTACAGGAGGCGGTCGAACGGATTCGCCGTTTTGTCGGCGGCTAA
- a CDS encoding alpha-E domain-containing protein: MAMLSRVAESLYWMSRYLERAENTARMINANANVMLDLPREIRPSWDSLLTITGSEETFATLYSTPGESQVSRFLITEARNPGSIVSSLRAARENARSIRDILQREGWEHINALYLKAMARIPDSESPKRRFAYLDDIIVSVQTVAGIIAGTMSHDEAYEFVRLGCNLERADMTTRILDARWIDLSPEGKDVTPFENLLWMSVLKSMTAYHMYRRHCQSAVGRNSVVKFLLEDTLFPRSCHFCLRDMLEALAHLPQGGCAREKLAEAIALVQDEESRRRTELHRFIDDLQIKLAEIHDALSGCYFDVEKLSPRQNQSLCSNE, encoded by the coding sequence ATGGCGATGTTGTCGCGCGTCGCGGAAAGCCTCTACTGGATGTCGCGCTATCTAGAGCGGGCGGAAAACACCGCCCGCATGATCAATGCCAACGCCAACGTGATGCTGGACTTGCCCCGGGAAATCCGTCCCAGCTGGGATTCTCTGCTGACCATCACTGGGAGCGAGGAAACATTCGCCACGCTTTATTCCACTCCCGGCGAAAGCCAGGTCAGCCGTTTCCTGATTACGGAGGCACGCAATCCCGGCTCCATCGTCAGCTCGCTGCGCGCGGCCCGCGAGAACGCCCGCAGCATACGGGACATACTCCAGCGGGAAGGCTGGGAGCATATCAACGCGCTGTACCTTAAGGCGATGGCGCGCATACCGGACAGCGAGTCGCCGAAACGCCGCTTTGCCTACCTCGACGATATCATCGTCAGCGTACAGACCGTCGCCGGCATCATCGCCGGCACCATGAGCCATGATGAAGCCTACGAATTCGTCCGGCTCGGCTGCAATCTGGAGCGGGCCGACATGACCACCCGCATTCTAGACGCCCGTTGGATCGACCTGTCACCGGAAGGCAAGGATGTGACGCCGTTCGAAAACCTGCTCTGGATGAGCGTGCTGAAGTCGATGACGGCCTACCATATGTACCGGCGCCACTGCCAGAGCGCCGTCGGACGGAATTCGGTGGTGAAGTTTCTCCTGGAAGACACCTTGTTTCCCCGTTCCTGCCATTTCTGCCTCCGCGACATGCTGGAGGCGCTCGCCCATCTGCCGCAGGGCGGCTGTGCCCGCGAAAAACTGGCGGAAGCCATCGCCCTGGTCCAGGATGAGGAAAGCCGCCGCCGTACCGAACTGCACCGATTCATCGACGATCTCCAGATCAAGTTGGCCGAAATTCACGATGCCCTCTCCGGCTGCTACTTCGACGTCGAAAAATTGTCGCCCCGGCAGAATCAGTCGCTTTGCAGTAACGAATAG
- the glyQ gene encoding glycine--tRNA ligase subunit alpha — protein sequence MPTTNPPAPQTLSFQDLILTLQRYWAEQGCVILQPLDLEVGAGTFHPATFLRAIGPEPWNTAYVQPSRRPTDGRYGDNPNRLQHYYQFQVLLKPSPPDIQELYLDSLRLLGFDLLEHDVRFVEDNWESPTLGAWGLGWEVWLNGMEVTQFTYFQQVGGLDCRPVSGEITYGLERIAMYVQGVENVYDLVWTQGPQGIVRYGDVFHQNEVEMSAFNFEHANVEFLFNAFDTYERECRQLIVLGLPLPAYEMVLKASHAFNLLDARRAISVTERQRFILRVRELAKAVAEAYYQRREALGFPMLDTKEGHAHG from the coding sequence GTGCCTACCACGAATCCCCCCGCACCCCAAACCCTGAGCTTCCAGGATCTGATCCTGACACTCCAACGCTATTGGGCCGAGCAAGGCTGCGTGATCCTCCAGCCGCTGGATCTGGAGGTGGGCGCTGGAACCTTCCATCCCGCGACCTTCCTCCGCGCCATCGGCCCGGAACCGTGGAACACCGCCTATGTGCAGCCCTCGCGCCGCCCCACCGACGGCCGCTATGGCGACAATCCCAACCGGCTGCAACATTACTATCAATTCCAGGTGCTGTTGAAACCCTCGCCGCCGGACATCCAGGAACTCTACCTCGACTCGCTGCGCCTGCTTGGCTTCGACCTGCTCGAACATGACGTCCGCTTCGTCGAAGACAACTGGGAATCGCCCACCCTCGGCGCCTGGGGCCTGGGCTGGGAGGTCTGGCTGAACGGCATGGAAGTGACCCAGTTCACCTATTTCCAGCAGGTCGGCGGCCTCGACTGCCGGCCGGTCAGCGGTGAAATCACCTACGGTCTGGAGCGCATCGCCATGTACGTGCAGGGCGTGGAGAACGTCTACGACCTGGTCTGGACGCAGGGGCCGCAAGGCATCGTCCGGTACGGCGACGTGTTCCATCAGAACGAAGTCGAAATGTCGGCTTTTAACTTCGAGCACGCCAACGTCGAATTTCTCTTCAATGCCTTCGACACTTACGAGCGGGAATGCCGCCAGCTCATCGTACTGGGACTGCCCCTCCCCGCCTATGAAATGGTGCTGAAGGCCTCGCATGCCTTCAACCTGCTCGATGCTCGCCGGGCCATCTCGGTCACCGAACGCCAGCGCTTCATCCTGCGGGTACGTGAACTCGCCAAAGCCGTGGCCGAAGCCTATTACCAGCGCCGGGAGGCCCTGGGGTTCCCCATGCTCGACACCAAGGAGGGGCATGCTCATGGCTGA
- a CDS encoding proteasome-type protease, translated as MTYCLAIKVDEGLVFASDSRTHAGVDYASVYSKMYRFDLHSDRMMIVLAAGNLATTQAVINLIRRDLENPGALYNLNTAAYLYDAASYIGGTSVRVQEQHASAMQRSGVSAEASFILGGQIQGQPPEIYLIYPQGNYITASPDTPYLQVGETKYGKPILDRMISPTTTLEDAARCALVSIDSTMRSNISVGPPVEVAFYRRDSFAIGHYLHLDYSSPLYASIQKQWAEGIRNAFTLLPRFEWEATGSIGSEQSQ; from the coding sequence ATGACTTACTGCCTTGCCATCAAGGTCGACGAGGGGCTGGTGTTCGCCTCCGATTCCCGTACCCATGCCGGTGTCGATTACGCCAGCGTTTACAGCAAAATGTACCGCTTCGATTTGCACAGCGACCGCATGATGATCGTCCTGGCCGCCGGCAATTTGGCCACGACTCAGGCTGTGATCAATCTGATACGACGCGATCTGGAAAATCCGGGAGCGCTCTACAATCTGAACACGGCGGCCTACTTATACGATGCTGCGTCCTACATAGGTGGAACCAGCGTACGGGTTCAGGAGCAACACGCCAGCGCAATGCAGCGTAGCGGCGTCTCGGCCGAGGCCAGCTTCATCCTGGGTGGCCAGATCCAGGGGCAGCCGCCCGAAATTTACCTCATCTATCCCCAGGGCAATTACATCACAGCATCGCCCGACACGCCTTATTTGCAGGTTGGCGAAACCAAGTATGGCAAGCCGATTCTCGATCGGATGATCTCCCCCACCACGACGCTGGAAGATGCGGCGCGCTGCGCCCTGGTCTCCATCGACTCGACGATGCGCAGCAATATCTCGGTCGGCCCCCCGGTGGAGGTCGCCTTCTACCGGCGGGACTCCTTTGCCATCGGCCATTATCTGCACCTGGATTATTCCAGCCCCCTCTATGCTTCGATCCAGAAGCAGTGGGCCGAGGGTATACGCAACGCTTTCACCCTGTTGCCACGGTTCGAGTGGGAAGCAACCGGATCGATCGGTTCAGAACAGAGCCAATAG
- the glyS gene encoding glycine--tRNA ligase subunit beta: MAETRDLLFELGTEELPPKSLLKLSEALRDNVAAGLEKAGLSYASIKAYATPRRLALLVHKLATAQPDQTIERRGPALNVAYDAQGAPTKATEGFARSCGVTADQLITLKTEKGEWVGVIQKIRGRPTEALIPDIIRHSLAALPIAKRMRWGAGMAEFVRPVQWVVLLYGGTVVECEILGVASGRTTRGHRCHAPDPIEIAIPGEYAGLLSTHGHVLPDFAERRARIERLARETAATANGKPLINPDLLDEITALVEWPVPVLGSFDARYLSLPPEVLITTMQDNQKYLPVVDAEGKLLPHFITFSNVASRRPEVIREGNERVVRPRLADAEFFWNQDRKRTLEDRVEELSQVTFQNKLGSVFDKTRRVQQLAVFIAESLNVDPSFVERAALLAKADLLTHMVGEFTELQGIMGRYYALAEGEPHEVALAIEEQYLPKVSGGSLPTSRTGEILALAEKIDTLAGIFSIGLIPSGDRDPYALRRAALGVIRILIEKHLDLDIEILLEKSLKLLPHGFDPEATRSALLDFLYERLRGYCLEQGYRHDEFEAVLALRPTNLVDFLGRLAAVREFRGLTAAESLAAANKRIRNILRKSGETVVANAEERILIEPSEKALLAAARQAHADILPLLHARDYTSALCRLAQLRDSVDTFFDKVMVMTEDESLRSNRLGLLALIEGLFLNIADISALQPAQ; the protein is encoded by the coding sequence ATGGCTGAGACCCGCGATCTGCTGTTCGAGCTGGGCACCGAGGAATTACCGCCCAAATCCCTGCTCAAACTGAGTGAAGCACTCAGGGACAACGTGGCGGCTGGACTGGAAAAAGCCGGGCTGTCCTATGCCTCCATCAAGGCCTATGCCACGCCGCGCCGGCTCGCCCTACTGGTCCACAAACTGGCCACCGCCCAGCCGGACCAGACCATTGAGCGACGCGGCCCGGCGCTGAACGTGGCTTACGATGCCCAGGGCGCCCCAACCAAGGCTACCGAAGGTTTCGCCAGAAGCTGTGGCGTCACCGCCGATCAGCTCATCACACTGAAGACCGAAAAAGGCGAGTGGGTGGGTGTGATCCAGAAAATCCGTGGCAGACCCACCGAAGCCCTGATCCCGGACATCATCCGCCATAGTCTGGCCGCCCTTCCGATCGCCAAGCGCATGCGCTGGGGCGCGGGGATGGCCGAATTCGTCCGGCCAGTGCAATGGGTGGTACTGCTCTACGGCGGGACGGTCGTCGAGTGCGAGATTCTCGGCGTCGCCTCTGGCCGAACCACCCGTGGCCACCGGTGCCATGCGCCCGATCCGATCGAGATCGCGATCCCCGGCGAATACGCCGGGCTGCTTTCGACCCACGGCCACGTGCTGCCCGACTTCGCCGAACGCCGTGCCCGGATCGAGCGGCTCGCCAGGGAAACGGCCGCGACGGCGAACGGCAAGCCGCTGATCAACCCGGATCTGCTGGACGAGATCACCGCCCTGGTCGAATGGCCCGTGCCGGTGCTGGGGAGCTTCGATGCGCGCTATCTGAGCCTGCCGCCGGAAGTGCTGATCACCACCATGCAGGACAACCAGAAGTATCTCCCGGTGGTCGACGCCGAGGGTAAACTGCTGCCCCATTTCATCACCTTCAGCAACGTTGCCAGCCGCCGACCCGAGGTCATCCGCGAGGGCAACGAACGCGTGGTTCGGCCGCGGTTGGCGGATGCCGAATTTTTCTGGAACCAGGACCGCAAACGCACCCTGGAAGATCGGGTGGAGGAACTGAGTCAGGTCACCTTCCAGAACAAGCTCGGCTCCGTTTTCGACAAGACCCGGCGGGTACAGCAGCTGGCGGTATTCATCGCCGAATCCCTGAACGTAGACCCCAGCTTCGTCGAGCGCGCCGCCCTGCTGGCGAAAGCGGACCTCCTAACCCACATGGTCGGCGAGTTCACTGAACTGCAGGGCATCATGGGCCGCTATTACGCGCTGGCCGAGGGCGAACCCCACGAAGTCGCGCTCGCCATCGAGGAGCAGTACCTGCCCAAGGTCTCGGGCGGATCGCTGCCCACGTCGCGCACTGGCGAAATCCTGGCGCTGGCGGAGAAGATCGACACCCTGGCCGGCATCTTCAGCATCGGCCTGATTCCCAGCGGCGACCGCGACCCTTACGCCCTGCGCCGCGCTGCACTGGGTGTCATTCGCATCCTGATCGAAAAACACCTTGACCTGGATATCGAAATCCTGCTGGAGAAGTCATTGAAACTGCTCCCCCACGGGTTCGACCCAGAGGCAACCCGCTCGGCGCTGCTGGACTTCCTCTACGAACGCCTACGCGGCTACTGCCTGGAGCAGGGCTACCGCCATGACGAATTCGAAGCCGTGCTGGCGCTACGGCCGACCAACCTGGTGGATTTCCTCGGCCGGCTCGCTGCTGTGCGCGAATTCCGGGGTCTCACCGCCGCCGAAAGCCTCGCCGCGGCCAACAAGCGCATCCGCAACATCCTGCGCAAATCGGGCGAAACGGTGGTTGCGAATGCGGAGGAACGGATCCTGATCGAGCCTTCGGAAAAGGCACTGCTGGCCGCGGCCCGCCAGGCCCATGCCGACATCCTGCCGCTGCTGCATGCTCGCGACTACACCTCGGCGCTGTGCCGGCTGGCACAGTTGCGGGACAGCGTCGACACCTTCTTCGACAAAGTGATGGTGATGACCGAGGACGAATCCCTGCGCAGCAACCGGCTCGGCCTGCTGGCCCTGATCGAAGGGCTGTTCCTGAACATCGCCGACATCTCCGCGCTGCAGCCGGCCCAATGA
- the gmhB gene encoding D-glycero-beta-D-manno-heptose 1,7-bisphosphate 7-phosphatase, which translates to MHYVILDRDGVINQDSDEYIKSPEEWRPIPGSLDAIALLTHHGFRVVVLTNQSGIARRLFSPAMLEAIHDKMRTMVREAGGEIFDIFLCPHGPEDVCGCRKPRPGLFRAFAEKYGVELAGTPAVGDSLRDIEAAAAAGAVPILVETGKGTRTLERNPELDVPTFPDLYAAAQYIVFSQT; encoded by the coding sequence ATGCACTATGTGATCCTGGACCGGGACGGCGTCATCAACCAAGACTCCGACGAGTACATCAAGTCACCGGAGGAATGGCGCCCGATCCCCGGCAGCCTCGATGCCATCGCCCTCTTGACCCACCACGGCTTCCGGGTCGTGGTGCTGACCAACCAGTCCGGCATTGCCCGCCGGTTGTTCAGCCCAGCCATGCTGGAAGCGATCCACGACAAGATGAGGACGATGGTGCGGGAAGCCGGCGGCGAAATCTTCGACATTTTCCTGTGCCCGCATGGGCCCGAAGACGTCTGCGGCTGCCGCAAACCCAGACCCGGCCTGTTCCGCGCCTTCGCTGAAAAGTATGGCGTGGAACTCGCCGGCACGCCGGCCGTGGGCGATTCGCTGCGCGATATCGAGGCGGCAGCGGCGGCAGGCGCCGTGCCGATCTTGGTCGAAACCGGCAAGGGCACGCGCACACTGGAGCGGAATCCCGAACTCGACGTCCCCACTTTCCCCGATTTGTATGCAGCCGCACAATATATCGTTTTCAGCCAAACTTGA
- a CDS encoding circularly permuted type 2 ATP-grasp protein: MTLALQDYPNPECFDELIDEHGMPRRIACALFDHLNGFSEADLQERKAAAEAEILSMGITFTVYCENEGSIDRAWPFDIIPRLIRAEEWEGVERGLKQRTRALNLFINDIYHAQDIVRDGVFPRELLADSRNFRPECVGIDPPLGVWAHVCGTDLVKDKDGRFYVLEDNLRVPSGVSYMLENRLVMKRVLPELFESYAIGPVDDYPAQLRQCLASLAPMANPQIVVLTPGIYNSAYFEHAYLAQQMGAELVEGRDLVVGSDDCVYMRTIEGLHKVDVVYRRIDDLFLDPETFNPESVLGVPGLIRAWKKGKVALANAPGAGVADDKVVYTYVPDIIRYYLNEEPILPNVPSYRCVDPEECRYVLDHLDQLVVKPANESGGYGMLIGPRARREERVEFAERIRRDPRNYMAQPMLTLSTAPTLVDHRAEPRHLDLRPFILSGRDIYVTNGGLTRVALQKGSTVVNSSQGGGSKDTWIIDGKGA; encoded by the coding sequence ATGACCCTGGCACTGCAAGATTACCCCAATCCGGAATGTTTCGATGAGTTGATCGACGAGCACGGCATGCCCCGGCGAATCGCCTGTGCCCTGTTCGACCATCTCAATGGCTTCTCCGAAGCCGATCTCCAGGAACGCAAAGCCGCCGCCGAAGCCGAAATCCTGAGCATGGGCATCACTTTCACGGTCTACTGTGAGAACGAGGGCTCTATCGACCGTGCCTGGCCGTTCGACATCATCCCACGGCTGATTCGGGCCGAGGAATGGGAAGGGGTCGAACGCGGGCTAAAACAGCGCACCCGCGCGCTGAACCTGTTCATCAATGACATCTACCACGCTCAGGACATCGTCCGGGATGGCGTATTCCCGCGCGAACTGCTGGCAGACTCCAGGAATTTCCGGCCCGAGTGTGTCGGTATCGACCCGCCGCTCGGCGTCTGGGCCCATGTGTGCGGCACCGACCTGGTCAAGGACAAGGACGGGCGGTTCTACGTGCTGGAGGACAACCTCCGGGTACCCTCCGGCGTGTCCTACATGCTAGAGAACCGGCTGGTGATGAAGCGGGTGTTGCCGGAGCTTTTCGAATCCTACGCCATCGGCCCGGTCGACGACTATCCGGCCCAACTCCGCCAGTGCCTGGCATCCCTCGCGCCCATGGCCAATCCTCAGATCGTGGTGCTGACACCCGGCATCTATAACTCGGCTTATTTCGAACACGCCTACCTGGCCCAGCAGATGGGCGCCGAACTGGTGGAAGGACGCGACCTGGTCGTCGGCAGCGACGACTGCGTCTACATGCGCACCATCGAAGGTCTGCACAAGGTCGACGTGGTTTACCGGCGGATCGACGATCTGTTTCTCGACCCGGAAACCTTCAATCCGGAATCGGTGCTCGGCGTACCAGGGCTCATCCGCGCCTGGAAGAAGGGCAAGGTGGCGCTGGCCAACGCTCCTGGAGCCGGGGTGGCGGACGATAAGGTGGTCTACACCTACGTTCCCGACATCATCCGCTATTACTTGAACGAGGAGCCCATCCTGCCGAATGTACCTTCCTACCGCTGCGTCGATCCAGAGGAATGCCGCTATGTGCTGGACCACCTCGACCAACTCGTGGTCAAACCGGCCAATGAATCGGGCGGCTACGGCATGCTCATCGGCCCCAGGGCCCGCCGGGAGGAGCGCGTGGAGTTCGCTGAGCGCATCCGCCGCGATCCGCGCAACTACATGGCGCAGCCCATGCTCACCCTGTCCACCGCGCCCACACTGGTCGATCATCGGGCCGAACCGCGCCATCTCGACCTGCGCCCCTTCATCCTGAGCGGCCGGGACATCTATGTGACCAACGGTGGACTGACCCGCGTCGCTCTCCAGAAAGGCTCGACCGTGGTGAACTCGTCCCAGGGAGGAGGCAGCAAGGACACCTGGATCATCGACGGAAAAGGAGCCTGA